ATTCATGAGGAAGGAACAAGTATGGTGAAATGACTATAATGTACCAGACTAGATTTTACTCACGCTTGATTTTCACATCGACCCAATGATAATTTGATTACAGTAGTTGTAGTAGTGCTCCTGTAGtttcttgttcttcaattttgattacTATCTGTTGTTTTATGCACTCTGGCTATAATcttattttgttgtagttacTATCTTGTCATGTTACTATCTGTTATTTTTGTTACTCCTGTTACTTCTTTTTCTGGACTACTTTGGACTATTTTTCCCATGAACCGAGGGTCTATTTGAAACAGTCTTTCTACCTCTGAGGTAgggataaggtctgcgtacaccccagtgtaatctcacaagtaAGGTCTGGAGAAGGTAAGATGTATGcatgtacgcaaaccttacccctaTCTCTATTGGGTTGAGAAGTTGTATAGACCCACAGCAGTTAAGGCCTTAAATACTGAGTTCTTGTCTCTTAATTAGTATTAGAAGAATAAAATAGAAAGTAAGTTGCATATTGAATAGTAGCATTCCCTAAAAAATTGTGATGttttaaccatgattcaatctATATTGAAAGGGAAACTGGAAAATGAAAGATATATAATGCTTTTGTAAACATATTCTCCTTGTGAGAAATTAATCTGCATCATCTCCATTTACATGTTTTGGAGAAAAAGAACTCATGATCATATGATTGAAGTAAGACATATCATATCCTTAGAGTTCGACCATTTTGTCCTCTCGGCTAAGAATGTCATACAATTGTATTTTTACAGGAGCATTCACATATGACGAGACTGAGATCAAGACATACTTTGATTGATGATACGAACTTCATTTAGCTTTCCGTGATTTCTTGCAGCATTTCTACCACCTTCTTCATCTTTGGTCGTTTTGCTGGTGTCATGTCAGTGCACAGCAACGCAACCTTTAGAGCTGCTAACATTTCCTTTCTCCAAGAAAATGAAATGGTGCTGAGCTTTGCATCGAGTATCTGCTCTGGTGTTTCCCCCCTTGCAGGTGCACCATGTACCCACTTAACTAAATCTATTCCTTCACCAAAAGCTTCATCAACAGGTAATCGAGTGGTAAGGATCTCGAGCAAAACAACCCCGTAGCTGTAAACATTTCCAGGAGCTGTTACTTGCATTGTATATGCGTACTCTATTgagaaaaaagaacaaaaaaaagaagaaagaaacaaGTCAATAACAGAGTTATAATCTCTACAAGGGCGGAAAGAGAAAGACaagtactccctccgttttaATTAGTTTGTCTTACTTCTTTTTAGtccgtttaaaaaagaatgcttctttccttttttggaaACTTTTTAATTCTAAATTTACACATGGCATGTATAAGACCACAAGACTAAAtgacattttgatatattctacAATTTTTAGTTTAacaccacaagattcaaaagtcttgtttactttcttaaactccgtgtcaagtcaaaaacagacaaacaaattgaaaacggagggagtatgtGTTCAAATGATAGAGTACCTGGAGGAATATATCCGAATGAACCAGCAACAGCACTGATACTTGCAGTCCCTCTAGACGGATCGAGAAGCCTCGATATTTCAACTTCACTAACCAAAGGCCTGAAATTAGAATCAAGAAGCACATTCCCGGAAGAAATGTCAAGATGGATGATAGCAACATGATGAAGGAACGCCAATCCTTCCGCAACTCCGGTGGCAATGGCAAGTCTTGTTGGCCAGTCGGGTTTATAATCAGGTTTTTGGCTAGAGTTATGAAGATATTGAGTCAACGTTCCGTTGGCATAATATTCATGCAACAGAAGAACGACATCTTCATAGATTCCAAACCCGATAGGACAAGCCAGATTATCATGAACGAGCTTACTAAGCTTTTCAAGCTCTCTGATCATCTTACTCTGGTGATGAATTATAGTTTTGTCCATTGACTTTAGCTTCTTCACCGATAAAATCATCCCGGAAGGCATGTCTGCTTTATAGACAGTGCTGAAAGTACCAACACAAATCTTATTTGAGTCCTTCATGACTGCCTTTACAACTGCATCAAAATCAATTGCTTGCTTTAGATTGTCAACGAAGACGTTTGCCGCTAGTATCATTGGTTTGCTAGAAATTTCATCAATTGTATTTCCAGCTGCTTCCTTGGcagttttttcttgtttttcccTCATCATGAACAGCAAAACAACCACTGTGACAGATACAAAAACTGCCAAACCAGAACCAATAACAGCCAAAACAATTCGATAAGAGACCTTGTGACCGTAAACGCTGTGGTCATAACCATTTAAATCTCCACAACCACCACCCAAAGGATCACCACAGAGACCTTTGTTTCCAAGAAAGCTTGAATTAGGACTTTTCTGAAATGGTGCAAAAGTAGGTATTGGACCAGTGAATTGGTTACTCGAAAAATCAACCTCTATCAAACTCTGCATGCCCTTCAATGCCGGCGGAATATTTCCAGAGAGATGATTATCAGATACATCTAAAGAAACCAACTTGTCAAGTTTTCCTAAATCCTGAGGCAATTTTCCGTGGAGACGATTATGACTCAAATTCAACGAAATCTGCAAGTTCTTCATATGACCAATCTCAGGAGGGATACTTCCAGTAAGTTCATTACTCCCCATTTCCAACTCAAGCAACTTTACACAGTTCCCTATCTCATGAGGTATCTCCCCTCGAATCGAATTCTCCCCCAACAGCAAATACTGCAATCTCGATGTATTGCAGATATCTGCCGGTATGGTGCCATTGAACGTGTTGCTGCTCAAGTCAAGCTTATTGAGATTCTTGCACTTAAGAACTGAAGTTGGAATCTCTCCATAAAGGTTATTACCAGAAACAATCAATTCTTGCAAATTGTTAAGCTGACCAAGCTCAGGAGGAATAGTTCCATTAAACTCATTTGAAGCTAAATTAAGGAGAGTGAGATTCGAGCACTTGGCGAACTCGGCGACAATTTCACCAGACAAACTATTACTATCAGCTTCAAAATAAGTAAGACTACTGATATTCCCAATTGATTTAGGGATACCTCCAAACAACTTGTTATTGCCAATTCTAATGCTTGAAAGTCCTTTACAATTCCCAATCGAATCAGGAATCGTTCCGGTCAACTTATTCTGAGTTAGAACAAGAAATTCAAGATTCCCATTAGCACAAATGCTCTCAGGAATAGTACCTTCAAGCTGGTTTGAGTGAAGATTCAACAAAGAAAGCTCAGAGTACAATCCTAAGTTAACAGGAACACCACCACTAAACTCATTCTCATAGGCAGCAAAAACCTTAAGATTGGTCAAATTACCAATCCACATTGGGATAGAACCATTCAAGTTGTTagtaaatatttgaaattcttGCAAATTGTCTAACCCCTCAAGCTCATCAGGTATAGCTCCAGTGAGCCAGTTTTTCGAAAGGTTCAATGCCTTAAGGCTTCTGAGCTTACCTAATTCACTAGGAATTGAGTTTCCAAACTTATTAAAAGATAAATCAAGATATTGAAGCTCAGACAAATTCCCAAATGCAAATGGAATAGACCCTTGGAAGTTATTATTAGAAAGGTCTAGCCATTTCAAAGCTTTGAGCTCAGATAATAGAGTTACATTACCTTGCAATCTAAAACCAGAAAGATCAAGTCTTTCCACCATTGAACTGTTTGAGCTGCAAATAATTCCATGCCAAGAGCAGAAATCAGTGGTGTTCATCACACCCCACCCAGGCACTGATAATTCTTTCCCAATTGCCTCCACTACATCCTGATCATGAAAAACCAACTGGGAATTCCCAAGTTGGAATCTTGATAACAAACCAACTAGAAAAAATACAGTTAACAGAAAGCTCAAACGTGCCATTCTtggtttttgtgttttttttttatcaagctAACaccttttcttcaatttcttccTCCTTTTCCCTCCAAAACAACCAAACAGAACAATCAAGAATCCAGTGATGAGATTAAGGGGGGGAGGGGGTTGGGTGGAAAAGGTCAAAAAGATTGAATCTTGAAATGGTTAAGAGGTTGTTTACAAAGAAAACACCTTTTCTTCAACTTCTTCCTTTTCCCATCAAGAATCCATTAATGAAAAGAATGCCACATGAAATTTTCAGCAGAATTGGAAATTGTGGGTTGGGGGTATAAGACAAAAGGGGGTTTTTAGAGTGAAAAAGATTAGTCTTGAAATGCTCAAGAAATGTCACTACTTTGAAGGGAGTATTCCATATGAGGAATCTTGAAAATGGAACATAACCAAAAGGCTAGGAAGCCCTTAAATTTAGGAATTAAAatgtactactactactactactatctGAAAAGAACTCATGTCAAGAAATGAAGAAAACCATTGTGtatagaagaagaaaacaaacaaacaaacaaaacacTAAAAAACAGGAGGACACAGAAAACCTGGAACTAAGCTAGAAGATAGAGACTAGCTGAGCTGAAACAAAATAGTACTATAGTATTAagaagtttaaaaaataaaaataaaaataaagaacaaaAGGACTAATTGTTATACTATTAAATTAAGGTTGAAGAGGAAAAAATTGGGTTTTCAAAGGACAACCATAGAGAAGTTTGTGGGTTTGGGGTGGGGGtaagaagggggggggggggatacaATGTTGTTTTTAACTGATATTCAGGGGGCCAGGTGTTTTTTTTCTCTGTATAGAGAGAAAGAGTGACATTAAATGAGGGGAAAGTGTGTTGGGGATTTCTAAAAAGAGTAGTGAGTAGTACTAACTCAAATAAGTAAGAACACAGTTGAATTGACTTAAaagttatttataaattatttttagctTTTTTAAGTATTTAACTGTCAATCATTAATATTTATGTTAGGATAGATTGACTATGTTATATCCTTAGAAGTGTGGCCTTTCCTCAAACCCTACATGAACATAGGATATTTTGGGCATCAATCTGACCTTACTTGTACAATACTTGAATTTTCGGTATAAAATTTTGCATCACTattatatcattgtatatgCATTCGATATTTAATTTCACATAAGAATGAAACGAAACGATGTAAAGAGCAGCctggtgcacttaagctcccgctatgcgcaggatccgggaaagggcccgaccacaaggggtctattgtacgcagccttaccttgcatttctgcttTTAAAAAGCTGAGATATGGTATGTGCACATTTTATCTTCTCCTGACCCCCACTTTATGAAATTTTACGGAATGTATTGTTATTGTTTGTAtaacttataatttttatgcattattttatacataatagtaggggtgtacatggatcgggtttgttcgaattttttacaaaccaaaccaaactatttgtgtcgggttattaaatctataaatcaaaccaaaccaataaaagtcggatttttttatatcaatttttctcgggttttttggattttttcgggttttttgggtttctcggTTTTGGGGGGTTTTTtcgaatttttttgggtttatcatagtatctaataaaaagcacagagcagtgcttcttaaaaagagttctagcacaaaatatcaatatataagatggaggcacaacactatttgaagttttaactttataatataactttataagataagttttttttatattatttagatgggctactcaagtccaaatctaaatgtaagaaagaaaacaaaaattatgaaaaaattttaaaaaatatttataaattacattttaataaatatttttatgtataacacaatttaaaagtagtatatctataatcgggtcgatttgggttcggtttgactttttttagttaaaaccaaaccaaccctataatggtcgggtttttttttcaaacaccaaaccaagtcaaaccaaaccactagtcagattttttttccggtttgattcgatttgtcggtttggtgcggtttatcgttTAGTCTTGTACAGCCCTACATAATAgaatgtcaaaaaaaaaaatatgtgtctTAGAAACACGTATGCGATtcattatttttcatcaaataataattataatccATAGCATAACTAATTAAACGGTAAAACAATATACTCTTAACTACATTATTATTCTCTTCAATCGAAATTATAAAAAAGACAGAAAAATAGATTATTCatgtgaaaaaaattaaagtaaagtattttttatcttttgttttttgAAAGATAAAGTAAGATAGAGAAGAATACTAGAATACTATTCAAAGAAAGACATAATTTTATTGTCACAAAATATCACGATGcgtataaaattacaagttttaaaaattattttttatttttttttatgtctaATCAAACATGTTTACATGAAACTAATTGAAATGAAACTAGTAAATTAAAGTAATTATAATAGTACTAGCATTAAATTCGATATTTCCAACATGTAGGGGCTGGTTAGGTGCATGTCAGTGGCATTTTTTGGCTTCGCctttaaaaaatagttattattttcgAGTTTTAAATTCACAAGTTAAACTTTAAAATGATATTCTAAGTTTGCTTTTGAGTTTTAGAACAactgaatattattttttaattacgGAGGCTGAAAATGGATATTTGTAATTAGACTTGACTAATCTAAATTCACATCGAAAAATTACActtgaaagataaaaataatttttatcaaagatgatttcattattttcctcaaaatctTTGATTAAAGATATATCCTAAAGCTTCACTTGTGAATTTTAAAACTTTGagagattattttttaattacatAGGGTGAAAATTAAAGTAGTTACATATGGAGAGAAAAAAATCGACTAATTAAAATTCACGCTAAAAAGTtatattttgaaagataaaATACTTTTATCAGAAGTTATTTTATTGTCGTTCTAAGACTTttgattaaatataaaaattatttatcacaCTGTCACAAACTTTAATTAACAGTTTCTAAAATGCACACATTTGAATTTGAAGGTGAATTGAATTATTTCACAATGGCAATGGCCCTACAAATTAGGAAAAAAAGGTTTGTGGGGTACACAATAATGTGAAAATGTCTCTAATAATAGTAGGGGGCCtatttcaacaaaaaataaaataaaataaacatcgTCTTATAAAGAGAAAAATGTACATAGATAAtgtcacaaaaataaaattatttaatatacaataaTTTTCCCTCTATAGGTTAAAAAGGCAAAGACAACATCATTGATATAGAGAggctcttttttcttcttttcttttctcatgaTGAAAAAATTGTTGTCTTTGAATTAGTTTTCGAAAATaactttttcataaaaataaaataaaataaaaaatccttTTCGGTACTTATTATGGAACCGACTAATTTGATTTGCATCAAAAGTTTCACATTTGACGTTACAATGCTCTTcattaaaaataactttatatTCGAAGTTTGAATTCgaaatctctaataaaatgagatttaaattttataattatttcttgtgttattataatttctttatatatatatatttgacataCATTTTGCAGAAAATTTGCAAGAATCATTGTATTGGCACTTTTGCATTTGCATTGACAATGATGTTatctctttttattattatcaaatgACTTTAATCATTACATTACTTTTGTAGCATATTGTTGATGCTCCTCTCGGTACAAAGTCATTTTTCTTAGAGAGCgttttataatataatatgaatttttttaacataaattttaaattaaatcggatttcaatacaaatatcaaataaCAGATGGAAAACACATATTCTTTGggatttattaattaattgattaaatactatatatcatttatattcTCCTTATATATAATAAAGTTTATATATGATTTAGAAAGAGAAAATATATATCTAGTCAATAATAAACAATCATTTACCTTTTTAAACCCCGGAACTTTTGATTAATTAGCCCCTCATG
This sequence is a window from Solanum dulcamara chromosome 10, daSolDulc1.2, whole genome shotgun sequence. Protein-coding genes within it:
- the LOC129871360 gene encoding leucine-rich repeat receptor-like tyrosine-protein kinase PXC3 — translated: MARLSFLLTVFFLVGLLSRFQLGNSQLVFHDQDVVEAIGKELSVPGWGVMNTTDFCSWHGIICSSNSSMVERLDLSGFRLQGNVTLLSELKALKWLDLSNNNFQGSIPFAFGNLSELQYLDLSFNKFGNSIPSELGKLRSLKALNLSKNWLTGAIPDELEGLDNLQEFQIFTNNLNGSIPMWIGNLTNLKVFAAYENEFSGGVPVNLGLYSELSLLNLHSNQLEGTIPESICANGNLEFLVLTQNKLTGTIPDSIGNCKGLSSIRIGNNKLFGGIPKSIGNISSLTYFEADSNSLSGEIVAEFAKCSNLTLLNLASNEFNGTIPPELGQLNNLQELIVSGNNLYGEIPTSVLKCKNLNKLDLSSNTFNGTIPADICNTSRLQYLLLGENSIRGEIPHEIGNCVKLLELEMGSNELTGSIPPEIGHMKNLQISLNLSHNRLHGKLPQDLGKLDKLVSLDVSDNHLSGNIPPALKGMQSLIEVDFSSNQFTGPIPTFAPFQKSPNSSFLGNKGLCGDPLGGGCGDLNGYDHSVYGHKVSYRIVLAVIGSGLAVFVSVTVVVLLFMMREKQEKTAKEAAGNTIDEISSKPMILAANVFVDNLKQAIDFDAVVKAVMKDSNKICVGTFSTVYKADMPSGMILSVKKLKSMDKTIIHHQSKMIRELEKLSKLVHDNLACPIGFGIYEDVVLLLHEYYANGTLTQYLHNSSQKPDYKPDWPTRLAIATGVAEGLAFLHHVAIIHLDISSGNVLLDSNFRPLVSEVEISRLLDPSRGTASISAVAGSFGYIPPEYAYTMQVTAPGNVYSYGVVLLEILTTRLPVDEAFGEGIDLVKWVHGAPARGETPEQILDAKLSTISFSWRKEMLAALKVALLCTDMTPAKRPKMKKVVEMLQEITES